The following is a genomic window from Capnocytophaga stomatis.
GTGGCAGAAAGTTTTTCATTGTACTTTTTCCGGCTCCTTCGCCCATCAGTCCGCCTTTGGCAATTGCCATTTTTGCACGCTCAATTTGGTAACCTTCTTTCTCGTCATCTCCTGCCGTAAAAGATTCGATACGGCTTACCCAAGTACTTACCCGCGTATTTTTAAAATTATCAGGAAATGCTTTTACCGTAAGCACGAAAACCGCCATAAGAACAATACCAATACATAAAGCAGTAAGGATATTCTTCAGAGGATGCCGACCGATAAAGGTTAAAATCCCGACCGAACCTGCTCCCAGCACTGCCGTAGAAAGGTTTGAAGGCACGATAAGCCCGATGATAACCGCCACAGGCAACCACAAGGGAAGGAAAGATTCAGAAAATGTGGGCTTTTTCCCGTAATTTTCAGCCAAATACGAGGCTACATACGTCATTAGCATAACCAAAGCGAAGGTAGAAGGCTGAAACGAAATACCTACTACAGGCACTTGAATCCATCGGCTGGCATTGGCTCCATCAATGGTGGTTCCTTTCAGAGCGGCAATAATCAGAAACAAAGCCGAAAGGAATAATCCTACTTTTGAAATCGGGCGTGAAAAACGATACGGAATCTTATGAGTGATATAAATGATGACGAAGCCAATAAATACAATGATTCCGTGTCGGAGAAAATGCCCGAACGTGGTACCCTTCCCGATAACATAAACCAAATTTGTGCTGGCACTATATACAGCCAAAAATGAGAATAATGTAAATATCAGTATGATAGCCCAAGTGACTTTATCGCCTTTTATATTTCGTGCTAACCAACTTCGCATTTGTTATAGTTTTTCTACTTCTTTCTTGAATTCATCTCCTCGATCTTCGTAATTCTTAAACAAATCGAAGCTTGCACACGCCGGCGAAAGTAGCACCGTATCTCCATTACTTGCAAAACGTTTGGCAAAAGCTACGGCATCAGCCATACTTTGTGTTTCTACCATTTGCTCTACAATGTTCCCGAAGGAGTTCAATATCACTCGGTTGTCTTTCCCTAAGCATACAATGGCTTTTACCTTTTCGTGTACGTAAGGAAGTAGGGGAGAGTAGTCGTTGCCTTTGTCCACGCCGCCAACAATCCATACTACGGGCGTTTTCATTGTGTCCAGAGCGAAGAACACTGAGTTCACATTCGTGGCTTTGGAGTCATTGATGTAGGTCACGCCTTCCACTGTTTTCACTTCTTCCAAACGATGCGGCTCACCCACGAAGCCTTTTAAGCTTTCGCGAATAGATTGCTTCCTAACGTTCAATAATCGGGAGGCAACGGAACCTGCCATTGAGTTTTTGGCGTTGTGTTTTCCTCTTAGCGAGGCGTTTTCTACTTCAAATTCAATAGTTTTATTGTCAATCATAGTATAAATTGTATTATTTTTAAAAAATGCTCCTTCTTTTTGTTCCTTTTCTAAGGAAAATGGAATCTTTCGAGCTTTAATGGAATGGTTTTTCAAGTATTGTTCGATAATAGGGTCGTCAGCATCGTAGATGAAATAATCGTTTTCGTCCTGATTTTCGGTAATTCTGAATTTCGACGCGATGTAATTCTCCATTTTATAATCGTATCTGTCCAGATGGTCAGGGGTGATGTTCAGCAAGATGGCAATGTGCGGCTTAAAACTCGTAATACCGTCCAGTTGAAAGCTGCTGATTTCCAGAACGTAGTATTCTTTGTCATCTTCGGCGACCATTTGAGCAAAACTCTTCCCGATGTTGCCCGCTACGCCCACATTCAGCCCACTTTCCTTCAAAATGTGATGTGTTAAACTGGTTGTGGTTGTTTTTCCGTTGCTTCCGGTGATGGCAACAATCTTCCCTTTGGTATAGCGATAGGCAAATTCAATTTCGGAAATGATTTCAATGCCCTTTTCCTTTGCTTTTTTGATGATTTCCACCGTGTCAGGAATTCCTGGACTTTTTATGATGCTACTGGCGGAGAGAATTTCGCTCTCCGTGTGCTTGCCTTCTTCCCAACGAATGTTATGTTGATTGAGTACGTTGGTATATTTGATAGCTACTTTGCCTTTGTCGGACAAAAACACGTCCCAGCCCTCCTTTTTTCCAAGAATGGCTGCCCCAACGCCGCTTTCGCCTCCTCCTAAAATGACTAATTTCTTCATTTTTTGTTGTTTTTTTATAGTTTTAGAAATCTACATCTCATCTAAAATTTGTTGGACGTAAGGTTTCATATATTTGTCAGTAAGTAAAGATGTTAATATCTCTTTTTTAGCTTCATTAGGCATTTTTTCAATGGCAGATAA
Proteins encoded in this region:
- a CDS encoding FtsW/RodA/SpoVE family cell cycle protein produces the protein MRSWLARNIKGDKVTWAIILIFTLFSFLAVYSASTNLVYVIGKGTTFGHFLRHGIIVFIGFVIIYITHKIPYRFSRPISKVGLFLSALFLIIAALKGTTIDGANASRWIQVPVVGISFQPSTFALVMLMTYVASYLAENYGKKPTFSESFLPLWLPVAVIIGLIVPSNLSTAVLGAGSVGILTFIGRHPLKNILTALCIGIVLMAVFVLTVKAFPDNFKNTRVSTWVSRIESFTAGDDEKEGYQIERAKMAIAKGGLMGEGAGKSTMKNFLPQSSSDFIYAIVTEEYGSFGALVIMALYVLLLLRIVIISQNARTIFGQLLVLGVGFPIILQALINMGVAVELFPVTGQNLPLISSGGTSIWMTCLALGLILSVSTSKRNSKQQAMEKDKNLAEVEEELAEEIMEEIQKRKEKKLVK
- the murD gene encoding UDP-N-acetylmuramoyl-L-alanine--D-glutamate ligase, producing MKKLVILGGGESGVGAAILGKKEGWDVFLSDKGKVAIKYTNVLNQHNIRWEEGKHTESEILSASSIIKSPGIPDTVEIIKKAKEKGIEIISEIEFAYRYTKGKIVAITGSNGKTTTTSLTHHILKESGLNVGVAGNIGKSFAQMVAEDDKEYYVLEISSFQLDGITSFKPHIAILLNITPDHLDRYDYKMENYIASKFRITENQDENDYFIYDADDPIIEQYLKNHSIKARKIPFSLEKEQKEGAFFKNNTIYTMIDNKTIEFEVENASLRGKHNAKNSMAGSVASRLLNVRKQSIRESLKGFVGEPHRLEEVKTVEGVTYINDSKATNVNSVFFALDTMKTPVVWIVGGVDKGNDYSPLLPYVHEKVKAIVCLGKDNRVILNSFGNIVEQMVETQSMADAVAFAKRFASNGDTVLLSPACASFDLFKNYEDRGDEFKKEVEKL